Proteins encoded together in one Mauremys reevesii isolate NIE-2019 linkage group 11, ASM1616193v1, whole genome shotgun sequence window:
- the LOC120374922 gene encoding mitotic-spindle organizing protein 2B-like codes for MSDQGLAGGGADSGLDAALGKVGASVRSRRKLPTAEEAELFELAQAAGIGLDPEVFRLLLDLLRMNVAPLAVFQMLKSLCAGQRAAPSGPAETGPAETRGRNKTNPSVSGTQGLAERCSREGSVQRMPRQPSTSRLQKTGTSGKSSGGSST; via the exons ATGTCCGACCAGGGCCTGGCCGGTGGTGGGGCGGACTCGGGGCTGGATGCGGCCCTGGGTAAAGTGGGGGCCTCGGTGCGGTCCCGGCGGAAGCTGCCGACGGCGGAGGAGGCGGAGCTGTTCGAGCTGGCGCAGGCGGCTGGGATCGGCCTCGACCCGGAAGTGTTCAG GCTGCTGCTGGACCTGCTGCGCATGAACGTGGCGCCGCTGGCCGTGTTCCAGATGCTGAAGTCCCTGTGCGCCGGGCAGAGAGCGGCCCCCAGCGGCCCCGCCGAGACCGGCCCCGCCGAGACCAGAG GGAGAAATAAAACCAATCCTTCAGTCAGTGGGACCCAAGGTCTGGCAGAACGTTGCAGCCGGGAAGGATCGGTCCAAAGAATGCCCCGGCAGCCAAGCACTAGCAGGCTCCAGAAGACTGGAACTTCTGGAAAGAGCAGTGGAGGCAGCAGTACATAG